The following are from one region of the Prochlorococcus marinus str. SB genome:
- a CDS encoding TM0106 family RecB-like putative nuclease, with protein MNSLHLKSFTRCKRKAWLDFKGKKSYEVWSPHKAIDKINQFQIFFEFCNGEIYTGLKACENGYQGVIGLKIKGNLFQNINAEILPQFLLKTKGKSKWGQYKYLPAVYKLGHKTTKEHLFDLAFCSMLLESFQESKIEKGLVISTFYKKVKVEEIYLNKKLRKKVLDVLLNLNECLEGSIPEITQDRKKCTICSWQKFCDKEAKEKGYLTDIDGIGSKTASLLKANGITNTQILASYSEKQLGEKLSKFKDQKYEKASIFVKQAQAYISGEPYFISNKNNTEDLLEKICSGFYIFDIESNPDEKHDFLYGFLKVDNLSIKKENLIYEPILNLKNNKGESYGQIIEILFSRKEWPVLHYGETEKISIINIAKELNFSFEEIDSLSSRFIDLHTLIRKSCILPLKNYGLKTVSNWLGFEWAQKNVSGSKALYWWIQYQITENQIFLKKIIQYNKDDCFATLQIAEYLIKNRLKKN; from the coding sequence TTGAATTCTCTTCATTTAAAAAGTTTTACAAGATGCAAAAGAAAGGCATGGCTAGATTTTAAGGGTAAAAAATCTTATGAAGTTTGGTCTCCCCATAAAGCTATAGATAAAATTAATCAGTTCCAAATTTTCTTTGAATTTTGTAATGGTGAAATATATACAGGATTAAAAGCCTGTGAAAATGGTTATCAAGGGGTAATTGGATTAAAAATCAAAGGGAATCTTTTCCAAAATATTAACGCAGAGATACTTCCACAATTTCTTTTAAAGACTAAAGGTAAGAGTAAATGGGGACAATATAAATATTTACCTGCTGTTTATAAGTTAGGCCACAAAACAACTAAAGAACATTTATTTGACTTAGCTTTTTGTTCTATGCTTTTGGAATCTTTTCAAGAATCTAAAATTGAGAAAGGATTAGTAATTTCAACTTTTTATAAAAAAGTTAAAGTTGAAGAAATTTATTTAAATAAAAAATTAAGAAAAAAAGTTTTAGATGTTTTATTAAATTTGAATGAATGCTTGGAGGGATCCATACCAGAAATAACTCAAGATAGAAAAAAATGTACTATTTGTTCCTGGCAAAAATTTTGTGACAAAGAAGCAAAAGAAAAAGGATATCTAACAGATATAGATGGAATAGGGTCCAAAACGGCCTCGTTACTCAAAGCAAACGGAATAACTAATACCCAAATATTAGCTTCGTATAGCGAAAAACAACTTGGAGAGAAATTATCTAAATTTAAAGATCAGAAGTATGAAAAAGCATCCATATTTGTAAAGCAAGCACAAGCATATATTTCAGGAGAACCATATTTCATTTCTAATAAAAATAATACGGAAGATCTATTAGAGAAAATATGTTCGGGATTTTATATATTTGATATTGAGTCAAATCCAGATGAAAAGCATGATTTTTTATATGGATTTTTAAAAGTAGATAATTTGTCTATTAAAAAAGAAAATCTTATTTATGAACCAATCTTAAATCTTAAAAATAATAAAGGAGAATCTTACGGGCAAATTATTGAAATACTTTTTTCACGCAAGGAATGGCCAGTTTTGCATTACGGAGAAACTGAAAAAATATCAATAATTAATATTGCTAAAGAACTAAATTTTAGTTTTGAAGAAATTGATTCACTTTCCTCGAGATTTATTGATTTACATACCTTAATAAGAAAGTCTTGTATATTACCACTAAAAAACTATGGCTTAAAAACTGTTTCTAATTGGCTTGGATTTGAATGGGCGCAGAAAAATGTAAGTGGCTCGAAAGCACTTTATTGGTGGATTCAATATCAAATTACAGAAAACCAAATATTTTTAAAGAAAATTATCCAATATAACAAAGATGATTGTTTTGCTACTCTACAAATTGCAGAATATTTAATCAAAAATCGATTAAAGAAAAATTGA
- a CDS encoding folate-binding protein YgfZ encodes MQEKKKFWLEKFDCFSVSGKDARKFLNGITTGNILNSENKIIKTCWLTPNGVLRSLIEIIFLERSLEVIILAGNTNEIIDYFNQIIFPADDVLLSKPFWINRIQEIDESNSWRTYQPIFFKTEDEEFEIYKNKLNLLNPNDLKLWKINQAIPSLEMEINGKNNPLELGFQDLIDFNKGCYLGQETMSKIKNVSSLKQEIRIWKSIGSNLNLDLEDKNLYLNSAKDISVGKITSFFKSDCAIKGLAMIKRKYLEEESYFFSEIFGKIIINKSVGSIFL; translated from the coding sequence ATGCAAGAAAAAAAAAAGTTTTGGCTTGAAAAATTTGACTGTTTTTCTGTTTCCGGAAAAGATGCCAGAAAATTTTTGAATGGAATTACCACTGGTAATATTCTTAATTCAGAAAATAAAATTATCAAAACTTGTTGGTTAACTCCAAATGGAGTTCTAAGGTCATTAATTGAAATTATTTTTTTAGAAAGAAGCTTAGAAGTAATCATCTTGGCGGGTAATACTAATGAAATAATTGATTACTTTAATCAAATTATTTTCCCAGCGGACGATGTACTTCTTAGTAAACCTTTCTGGATAAATAGAATTCAGGAAATTGATGAATCTAATTCATGGAGAACTTATCAGCCAATTTTCTTCAAAACAGAAGATGAAGAATTTGAAATATATAAAAATAAACTAAATTTACTAAATCCCAATGATTTAAAACTTTGGAAGATTAATCAGGCAATACCCTCATTAGAAATGGAAATAAACGGAAAAAATAATCCTCTTGAGCTTGGATTCCAAGATCTTATAGATTTTAATAAAGGTTGTTATTTAGGACAAGAAACAATGTCAAAAATAAAAAATGTTTCTTCTTTAAAACAGGAAATAAGAATTTGGAAATCAATTGGATCTAATTTGAATTTAGATTTAGAAGATAAAAATTTATATTTAAATTCTGCCAAGGATATTTCTGTAGGCAAAATCACTAGTTTTTTTAAATCAGATTGTGCAATAAAAGGTTTAGCTATGATAAAAAGAAAATATTTAGAGGAAGAAAGTTATTTTTTTTCAGAAATTTTTGGAAAAATTATTATAAATAAATCTGTAGGATCAATTTTTCTTTAA
- the pyrE gene encoding orotate phosphoribosyltransferase, protein MGKFSAKYDLNKAKLLKQLIEKSYKKGNFTLSSGKKSSHYLNCKPVSLNGAGLNLISDLFLELKDSRSKAVAGLTLGADPIVSGLIVKAALHGQDLDGLIIRKEIKKYGTKAGIEGPTLEEGTLVTVLEDVVTTAGSVIKAIKKLRENNYVVEEVLSIVDRQEGGLEALEDENVKLKSLFTIKDFL, encoded by the coding sequence ATGGGCAAATTTTCGGCTAAGTATGATTTAAATAAAGCAAAATTGTTAAAACAGTTAATTGAAAAATCTTACAAGAAAGGAAACTTCACTTTATCTTCAGGAAAAAAAAGCAGTCATTACTTGAATTGTAAACCAGTTTCATTAAATGGCGCAGGCTTAAACTTAATAAGTGATTTATTTTTAGAGTTAAAGGACTCAAGGTCAAAAGCTGTAGCAGGATTGACATTAGGCGCAGACCCTATAGTAAGTGGATTAATTGTTAAAGCAGCTTTGCATGGCCAAGACCTTGATGGTTTAATAATTCGGAAAGAAATCAAAAAATACGGTACCAAAGCTGGAATAGAGGGCCCTACATTAGAAGAAGGAACTTTGGTAACTGTCTTAGAGGATGTCGTTACAACTGCTGGTTCAGTTATAAAAGCTATAAAAAAGTTGCGCGAAAATAATTATGTTGTTGAGGAGGTTTTGTCTATTGTTGATAGGCAAGAAGGGGGATTAGAAGCCCTTGAAGATGAAAATGTTAAATTAAAGAGTCTTTTTACAATAAAAGACTTTTTATAA
- a CDS encoding hemolysin family protein: protein MKITLLLFLLFLPAFFAASELSFLLIRPSKVLRLIEEKKKGAFSILKIQKRFRSSLIASQFGVTISLIAIGWLSNNLANDYWKSNILSNRFYDLLLFLFVVLVVTLVSGLIPKALVINNPESAALRLTTIFDAVRKAMNPIVKTIEFFASACLGLFNLNNKWDSLNSGLSAGELETLIETDNVTGLKPDEKNILEGVFALKDTQVKEVMIPRSEMVTLPKNITFSELMKQVDKTRHARFFVIDESLDDVLGVIDLRYLAKPISKGEMEADTLLEPFLLPVTKIIETCSLAEIFPIVRDYNPFLLVVDEHGGTEGLITAADLNGEIVGEEMLNNRIYSDMRMLDNFSKKWSIAGKSEIIDINKKLGCSIPEGADYHTLAGFLLEKFQMVPKIGDVLDFSNIKFEVISMSGPKIDRVKIILPKS from the coding sequence ATGAAAATAACTCTACTTTTATTTCTTTTATTCTTACCAGCTTTTTTCGCAGCGAGTGAACTCTCTTTTTTATTAATAAGGCCAAGTAAGGTTTTAAGGTTAATAGAAGAAAAAAAGAAAGGAGCATTTTCAATTTTAAAAATTCAAAAACGCTTTAGATCTTCACTAATTGCTTCTCAATTTGGAGTAACAATTTCATTAATTGCAATTGGATGGCTCAGCAATAACCTGGCTAATGATTATTGGAAAAGCAATATTTTATCAAATAGATTTTATGATCTTCTATTATTTTTATTTGTTGTTTTAGTTGTTACTCTTGTTTCTGGACTAATCCCAAAAGCTTTAGTAATTAACAATCCAGAATCTGCTGCACTAAGGTTAACCACAATATTTGACGCCGTAAGAAAAGCCATGAATCCTATAGTGAAAACAATAGAATTCTTTGCTAGTGCCTGTTTAGGCTTGTTCAATTTAAATAACAAATGGGATTCTTTAAACTCGGGTTTATCTGCTGGAGAATTAGAAACTCTTATAGAAACAGATAACGTAACAGGTTTAAAACCTGATGAGAAGAATATTCTTGAAGGAGTTTTTGCTTTAAAAGATACACAGGTTAAAGAAGTGATGATTCCAAGATCTGAAATGGTAACTTTGCCAAAAAATATAACCTTTTCAGAACTTATGAAACAAGTCGATAAAACTCGCCATGCTCGCTTCTTTGTGATTGATGAGTCTTTAGATGATGTATTAGGTGTTATAGATTTGCGTTATCTAGCTAAGCCAATATCAAAAGGTGAAATGGAAGCCGATACATTACTAGAGCCATTCCTTTTACCAGTAACAAAAATAATAGAAACATGTTCACTAGCAGAAATATTTCCAATAGTAAGAGACTACAATCCGTTCTTACTAGTAGTTGATGAACACGGTGGGACAGAGGGACTTATAACTGCAGCTGATCTAAATGGCGAAATAGTTGGAGAGGAAATGCTCAATAATAGAATTTATTCAGATATGAGAATGTTAGATAATTTCTCTAAAAAATGGTCAATAGCTGGAAAATCAGAAATCATAGATATCAATAAAAAGTTAGGATGTTCTATTCCAGAAGGTGCAGACTATCATACCCTTGCTGGATTTCTGCTAGAAAAATTTCAAATGGTTCCAAAGATTGGCGATGTTTTAGATTTTAGTAACATTAAATTTGAAGTTATTTCTATGTCAGGACCAAAAATTGATCGTGTTAAAATTATTCTTCCCAAAAGCTAA
- a CDS encoding Gfo/Idh/MocA family protein codes for MQPTSSPVKVGVIGIGNMGWHHARVLSLLKDANLIGVADPNEERGKLAIDQFQCEWFKDYKDLIPKVDAICIAVPTLLHQKVGLDCLNGGTNVLIEKPIAANELEAKSLIEAANASNCLLQVGHIERFNPAFRELNKIVHNEEIVVLEARRHSPHADRANDVSVVMDLMIHDIDLILELVNSKIQKLAAVGGRNSEGLIDYVNATLVFKNKVIASLTASKMSHKKIRSLSAHCQNGLVETDFLNHSLQIHRKSHESYTAEHGELVYRNDGYVEEVSTTSIEPLYAELEHFLKCVQGKEIPEVDGEQASRALKIADFIENAVENSGDAILLENPV; via the coding sequence ATGCAGCCAACCTCATCACCAGTAAAGGTTGGAGTCATAGGTATAGGGAATATGGGTTGGCATCATGCCCGAGTACTAAGTTTGCTCAAAGATGCAAATCTCATTGGCGTTGCAGATCCAAATGAAGAGAGAGGCAAATTAGCTATTGACCAATTTCAATGTGAATGGTTCAAAGACTATAAAGACTTAATTCCAAAAGTTGATGCTATCTGTATCGCTGTCCCAACACTACTTCATCAAAAAGTAGGACTAGATTGTCTTAATGGAGGTACTAACGTTCTCATTGAAAAACCAATTGCAGCTAATGAGTTAGAAGCAAAATCTTTAATAGAGGCTGCTAATGCAAGTAACTGTCTATTACAAGTTGGGCATATTGAAAGATTTAATCCTGCTTTTAGAGAATTAAATAAAATAGTTCATAATGAAGAAATTGTTGTTTTAGAAGCAAGAAGACATAGTCCTCATGCGGATAGAGCAAATGATGTATCTGTAGTAATGGATTTAATGATCCATGACATTGATCTAATTTTAGAACTCGTCAACTCCAAAATACAAAAATTAGCGGCAGTTGGAGGCAGAAATAGTGAAGGATTAATAGATTATGTCAATGCTACTTTGGTTTTTAAAAATAAAGTTATTGCAAGTTTGACTGCCAGTAAAATGAGTCACAAAAAAATTAGGAGTTTAAGTGCTCACTGCCAAAATGGACTAGTAGAAACTGATTTTTTAAATCACTCTCTTCAAATCCATAGAAAGTCTCATGAATCATACACTGCAGAACATGGAGAATTAGTTTATAGAAATGACGGATATGTTGAAGAAGTTAGCACAACCTCCATTGAGCCTCTTTATGCGGAATTGGAGCATTTTCTTAAGTGCGTTCAGGGCAAAGAAATACCTGAGGTGGATGGTGAGCAAGCCTCAAGAGCATTAAAAATTGCTGATTTTATAGAGAATGCAGTAGAAAATTCAGGAGATGCGATTTTACTTGAAAATCCAGTCTAA
- a CDS encoding photosystem II reaction center protein K: MLILFNTFAELPEAYKAFAPTVDVLPLIPLFFFLLVFVWQAAVGFK; this comes from the coding sequence GTGCTCATTCTATTTAATACATTCGCTGAATTGCCTGAGGCTTATAAGGCCTTTGCTCCAACCGTTGATGTTCTTCCACTGATTCCTTTATTTTTCTTTTTATTAGTGTTTGTTTGGCAAGCTGCTGTTGGATTTAAATAA
- the tgt gene encoding tRNA guanosine(34) transglycosylase Tgt, with product MFEFEITSNCSNTAARTGIFHTPNGQVNTPKFMPVGTLATVKGISSKQLTSTGSEMILSNTFHLHLQPGEKLVKESGGIHKFMNWPKPILTDSGGYQVFSLAKLNNISDKGVEFKNPRDGSHVFLSPEKVIQIQMDLGSDVAMAFDHCPPHTANENDIEDSLQRTHSWLQKCVETHQKSNQALFGIVQGGKYPRLREYSAKYTSSFDLPGIAVGGVSVGEAVEEIHSVINYVPKFLPINKPRYLMGIGSLKEISLAVANGFDIFDCVLPTRLGRHGTAFFNDERLNLRNARFKNDFSPIDKTCKCETCKSYSRAYLHHLIRNDEILGLTLTSLHNIAHLIRFTNAISTAIRDNCFTNDFAPWKTSSIAHHTW from the coding sequence GTGTTTGAATTTGAAATTACATCGAATTGCAGTAATACAGCGGCAAGAACTGGTATATTTCATACACCAAATGGTCAGGTAAACACACCAAAATTTATGCCTGTGGGTACTTTGGCAACGGTTAAAGGAATTTCATCTAAGCAGTTAACCTCTACAGGATCAGAAATGATTCTTTCAAATACCTTTCATCTTCATTTACAACCTGGAGAAAAACTAGTTAAAGAATCTGGCGGAATACATAAGTTCATGAATTGGCCGAAGCCTATTCTTACTGATTCAGGAGGATATCAAGTTTTTAGTTTGGCCAAATTAAATAATATTTCTGATAAAGGCGTGGAATTTAAAAATCCAAGAGATGGTAGTCATGTTTTTTTATCACCTGAAAAAGTAATACAGATTCAAATGGATCTTGGATCGGATGTTGCGATGGCTTTTGATCATTGTCCTCCGCATACAGCTAACGAAAATGATATTGAGGACTCTTTACAAAGAACTCATTCATGGTTGCAAAAATGTGTTGAGACTCATCAGAAATCCAATCAAGCATTATTCGGTATAGTTCAAGGTGGAAAGTATCCTAGATTGAGAGAATACAGTGCAAAATATACAAGTTCTTTTGATCTTCCTGGAATAGCAGTGGGAGGTGTAAGTGTTGGCGAGGCAGTCGAAGAAATACATAGTGTAATTAATTACGTCCCGAAATTCTTACCAATAAATAAACCAAGATACTTAATGGGAATTGGCTCCTTAAAAGAAATTTCTCTAGCTGTTGCTAATGGATTCGATATATTTGACTGTGTTTTGCCTACAAGACTAGGGAGACATGGGACTGCATTTTTTAATGATGAAAGATTGAATTTGCGAAATGCTCGATTTAAAAATGACTTTTCTCCGATTGACAAAACTTGTAAATGCGAAACCTGTAAATCCTATTCTCGAGCATATTTGCATCATCTAATTAGAAATGACGAAATATTAGGCCTGACTCTAACAAGTTTGCATAATATTGCTCACTTAATAAGATTTACCAATGCAATTTCTACTGCAATTAGAGATAATTGTTTTACAAATGATTTCGCTCCTTGGAAAACATCCTCTATTGCTCACCATACGTGGTAA
- a CDS encoding adenosylcobinamide-GDP ribazoletransferase, which translates to MAGSWIFYTTFPKIPLINPEFKNIAQFAPPLGFLIGTIQSYIFLFLTTNSWSIYASALICLASGYLITGGLHIDGLMDTFDGIFAGKKKRLKAMKDSKVGSFGVQALVFITLIQIACILKIQNLVIFVLPICLFWGRFSNLFFIEKFKYMSYKKKSVSHKKFWNGFKKESLISIIFLLIFIAYQFVSITSQAILIKFLILILIGIFLSYCIPNILGNKIGGFNGDACGASVVLVETAMLFMHAILL; encoded by the coding sequence TTGGCAGGATCTTGGATTTTCTATACAACATTTCCAAAGATACCTTTAATTAATCCCGAATTTAAAAATATTGCACAATTTGCCCCGCCTTTAGGTTTTTTGATTGGAACAATACAGAGTTATATTTTTCTTTTTTTAACAACAAACTCTTGGTCAATTTATGCATCTGCATTAATTTGTTTGGCTTCAGGATATTTAATTACTGGTGGTCTACATATTGATGGTTTAATGGATACTTTCGATGGTATTTTTGCGGGTAAAAAGAAACGTTTAAAAGCCATGAAAGACAGTAAAGTTGGTTCCTTTGGCGTTCAAGCTTTAGTTTTTATAACTTTAATTCAAATTGCTTGCATACTGAAAATTCAAAACCTAGTAATTTTTGTTTTACCTATATGCTTATTTTGGGGAAGATTTTCAAATTTATTTTTTATAGAAAAGTTTAAATATATGAGTTATAAGAAAAAATCTGTTAGTCACAAAAAGTTTTGGAATGGATTTAAAAAAGAATCTTTGATCTCCATTATTTTTCTTTTGATTTTCATTGCATACCAATTTGTTTCAATTACATCCCAAGCAATATTAATTAAATTTTTAATTCTTATTTTGATTGGTATTTTTCTAAGTTATTGTATCCCAAACATACTGGGTAATAAAATTGGAGGCTTTAACGGAGATGCCTGCGGTGCAAGTGTTGTTTTAGTTGAAACTGCAATGTTATTTATGCATGCAATTCTTTTATAG